The nucleotide window ATGACGATTTTCAAAATCCGTTCTTCCCTTTAGGGTTTGGTGATATAATTCAAGCATTGTATCTTGGAATATTACTGGAGCAAATTGACCCTGTGGATGAGGTAATTAGTTTGATAACCGTTAATTCCGAAAGGGAATTTTCTTATGCCACTAAACCGTCTACAGATGATCTAGTAATTCTTGACGCGAAAAGTATAAGAGAACAACTATCTACTTTAGCTAGTAGATTTATGGTCATAAGAAATAATAAGGTAATTGCAAAAACGAATAAGAGTGGCGAGGTAATATTAGACGGAAATAAATTCAATCCGTATTCTTTAATCTAATATATAGAACGGAGTTTCCCGGATTATTTTAGCAATAATCTGGGTATTGGTTCTTTCAATTTCAGGCATGCTCATAAGTTTTTCGAGATACTTATTCATCATTTCGTCCCTGTTCCTAAATCTCGCAAGTACGATGAAATCGTTATCTCCTAACACGAAATATACTCCCCAAACTCCGGGTAATTGAGCTATTTTCTGACCTAAGATCTCATGGTAATCTTTACCATACTTAGCTTTAACCAATGTTACTACTAGGTAATCTAGATTTAAAGACGAAGGATCTATATAAGCATGATAGCCTCTTATTACACCCGATTTTTCAAGTCTCTTTATTCTATAAGCAACTGTAGATTTAGGAGCCCTTACTTCCTCGGCTATTTTCTCTAGCGGGTATTTAGCGTCATCTTGGAGTATTTTCAGGATTTTAAGATCTACCTCATCAAGCTGCATGATTATATCTCATACAATTATCCTTTTTAAAGTATTGTATAAAAAACAATATTTCCCTTCTTTCTAGTTATTGTGTCTTAATTTCCTCTTGTTTCCTTGGATAAAATGTAGTAATAGTAGGCCCTATTTTATCTTCGATTATACTACCTAGAAATAGCGCTGCTTGTAAGACACCTTTAAAATACTCTTTCAAATCGTTATTTTTAGCGTATATCGCTCCTTCTAACGTAGCAACAGAGTTAATAACAGCCTCATCACCAAAGCTCCTTAGGTCTTCCCTTAGGACGTCCAAGTTGTCCTTTAAGTAGGTAAAAACGTCCTTATTTATGCCAAGGACTTTAGGGAGTTCGTTAACGTCCTTTCCGCACTCTAGCGCAATTAGCCCCATTCTGGCCGTATTTTCAATCCTCTCTAAGTACCTACCTGCCCACCAAATCTTATATGCAGTGCTCTTTGTTATCAAACCCTTTTCACCCCCACTGTAAGTTTTTTCAACCATCCCCTCCCCTTACTCACGAAAGTACCGACAATAGGAGACGCGTCATAATAATCCCTTCCTATAGCGAATTTAATATATTTTATTTCACTGTAAAACCTTTTTCTGGTAGGGTCAATAGGCACCCACCCGTTTGGAGTCTTAACCTCTATCCACGCATGTGTAGTCCTGGGGTTATCATGAACGACCCCCATTACGTATCTGGCTGGAAAACCCATTGCACGCAAGATCCCTATAGTTATCTGTGCTATATCTTGGCAGACACCTAGTCCGATTTCAAAGCTCTTATGTGCTGGAGTATCAACGTTAGTGACCCCTTCTCTATACTTGACCTTGCCGTTAACAAAAGAAACAACTTTATGTAATACTTCATCTAGAGTCTTTGACCCATTATATATTTTATCAGCTATAGGCTTAAAATATTCAACGTTTATTAACTTAGTGGAATCGGTAAACATAGGTTCGTGTACAATACACGGCAACTCACAGTCTATAAAGTCTAAGACTTTAACTCTAACCTTACTAGTGCTCCGTATAACCATTGAATAATGGGGTTCTATGATTTTTACTCTGTACACACTATTACCCAGTATGTCCCTATATTTAGTTACGTATCCTGCAGGTTCTGTTTCGACTTTTTCTTCTATAACGACTTGGTTATCACCGTCATAAGGGACTACCTTTAAAGTATTATCATTTGTGGTGACTACGTCCTCGTATTCATATCTAGCTTCATAGAACACTTCATAATTCACAATATCCATACCGGCTTCACCAGACCCCCAGAAGAATTATTTGTAATCCTACTTCCAAAGGGCGCTACTCTACTAAGGACTGAGGTTGACGTTTCACCATTGAACATAAATACTCTAATGTCAGCATATGTCTGATAAAAATTGTCGTCAATAGCTGATACGACAGTGTCGAAATCAAGGGTCTCTTGGACCATAAACTCCTCTGGGTAATTCCTCGCTTCTTTTAGTACCCTTATCCTTTCCTCTAAAGGTAGGTCTTTTAAAACATAAGTCCCCGACCCCCCGTATCCCTCTCTACGTTTAATAACGAATTTTTCTATCTCTTTTTCAAAGTGTTCTTCAGTAGCCTCTAAGGGCAAAGAAAAAGGTTGTCTGATCACTTCTTTTATCCCCAAAAAGTCCATTATCTTAGGCATAAAGCAGAAAGTTATCTTATCGTCTGCTATCCCCGTCCCGGGGGCGTTCACAATATTCACTCGCCCCCTGAGGTACGCGTTCATGAGCCCCGGAGTAAGTATATCGAGGTCTTCTATTCTCCTATAAATTACATCAACATGGACCTCACCCTCATCTACAGTCTTAACTACGACTTCGCCGTCCTTGACTTTAATATCAGATGGTTCAGCTAAAATAATTTCCAAGTTATCTGAGTAAAATTTGTGTTCAAAATATGCGGAGTTATAAGTACCCTCTGTTAAAATGACTATTACCGGGTCCCTTGTGTCGGAAGCTTTTTCTAGTGTAGTCCTCAGTTTTCTTAGCCCATCACCTGTGCTCCCTTTTATCGAATAAATATCGTTAAACACTCTGTTCGTAAGTTCTACAGACTTAATTGCATAGCTCATACCAGAAGGTATCCTTACGTTATCCTCGAGTATGTAAGGTATTCCTTGTACCTTTACTAAGTCCTCTCCGAATATGTATACATAGGTCCCTTTGGGCGGGTCAAACCCCATCATTTCGGGTCTAAAATACACTGAGGATTTTATAATTTCCTCTGGTACTACTACTTTATCGCCGTGGTACCATGAATAGAGGAACTTGTTTATAGCCATGCCCCTCCTTTTTAACCCGTCTGATATTAGGCTGAACTCGTCTTGAGTAAGTACTCTAGGGAGTGGATCGACTTTTATACTCCTGTAGTAGTAGGAAGTATAAAACGTAAACCCTTCCCTATACGCTAGTTCGTTAACCAGCTTAACATACTTGAAATAGTCTTTAGAATTTTCCACATCAGAAATAATTTGTTTATATCTTTCATCATAATACTCCACAAACGCTGACGAGTTAATTTTTTTAAAAGATATCACAATTTTAATTTCTATTTTCTGGTTTATAAGCTTGAACGATGCACTTTACTTGAAGCGATAAAAATTGATCATTTGTCAAGGTGGTTCTTGGGAGTATAGCAAAAAGAACGGCTATGTAGTTTAAAAAATTACGTAAAACAAATGATAAAAGGAAGGGCTAAGGTGAACAATTTGTAGTAAGAAAGCTATTACCGTTGAAAAATAACATTTATATATGACCATTTAAATAATGTATTAGCATGGGGTTATTTAAGAAGAAGAACCCAGACGGCGTAGATAGTAAGACGCAGTATAAGATATTGTATACATCAGATGTACACGGGTCAGAGGTGACTTTTAAGAAATTCCTGAACGCCGGAAAAATGTTTAAAGTAGACGCTTTAATAATCGGTGGGGACGTAGCGGGAAAAGCCTTAATACCTATAGTAGAATTAGGAAATGGAAAGTATGATGTACAAGGGACGGAGGTCGGGAGGGAAGGGTTAGAAACACTAAAGCAGAAAATAAAGAACGAAGGAAATTATTATGTTATAGTAGATAAGAAGGGTTATGACGAGCTTAACAACGATAAAAGGAAAGTAGACGAGGCTTTTAAGACCGCAATGATAGAGAGGCTAAGAGAATGGGTAAAAATAGCCGAAGAGAGATATAAAGGGACGAACATTCCTATTTACGTTAACCTAGGTAATGATGACCCGTTATATTTGTTTGATATTCTTGACGAGGGCACTGTTACAAAGAAGACTGAAGGGTTTATAATACCTCTTGGTAAATATGAGATGATATCCTTCGGGTATGTTAACCCTACGCCCTGGAATACTCCAAGAGAAATGAGTGAGGAAGAGCTGTACTCTAATATGGTAAAAATGATCGAGAAAGTCTCTAATCCTAACCTAGCAATATTCAACTTCCATGCACCTCCTTACGGCACTAACCTAGATAATGCTCCATTGCTGGATAAAACGTTAAAACCTGTCGTTAGGGGTGGTGAAATAGTCATGACCCATGTGGGCTCAAAAGCTGTACGAAAGACCATTGAAGAATTTAAGCCCCTAATGGGTATACACGGCCATATTCATGAGTCAAGGGGGTTTGATAGAGTTGCTGGTACCTTAGTATTGAACCCAGGTAGTGAATATAGTTCAGGTATATTTCATGGTGTTTACATAGTCTTAGAAGGGGAAAAGGTTAAGACTCATCAATTTATTACCGGTTAATCCTTTGATTTTTTACACTTCTTGGACTTTCATAGGTGGTTTAGACTAAAATTCTATCGTATGTTTTTACTAATTAGATATGTGCTATTATATACTTTAATGATTAAGAGTTGGAACTCTCCAGTGTTTAACATAAAATTAAGTATAAGTATTCATACAAGTATTAAGGTAATACACTCTGCTGCCACGATTTTTCAATAAATGCTACACGAGTATAGCTCTGGTATTATAGCTCCACCGAAACATATTTAGTTTATGTTGTCCTATATAGATTACATTATCTATATATACTATATGTACCACACATTTATTATACTGAAAAACTAAGTATATTTGTTATATAAATATGCAATCCTTCCTTGGAGTTGAATATATATTAGAAAAAAACTTAATACCTAAAATAAAGCCTTATTTTTCAAATATTGTAATAAAAATTGATGGCACTGGGTTTGGAAATAAACAAATTAAAAACTTCTCAAAACCATATTGTAGCCCTCACGATAGTCCTATACTAGATACAATTCCTATTACTGGAGTCAACTTAAACGACGTGACTTGTGGAATGCCCACAACCGGTCCGTATGGTACCAGGGCTAAGGACAATAAAAGAATAGGTAATGCCACATATACCACATTATATGCTGGCTAAAGGCCCTTACGGGAAATAATCATGGTTGAGGAAGCTATTATTCAACTTACTGGGGGGATAGATTCCACAGTATTAGCGTATTATCTTAAAGATAAGTACGCACTGCACGGGGCTTTCCTATATTATGGTTACCCTCCCCAGACGAGAGAATTAGAATTAGTTAAAGAGTTGTCTAAAAAGCTCGAGATCCCCCTAAAGGTCATCGACTTTTCTTCTTATGTTAAGTCTTTCGGTCTACCTCCAATAGATACTATACAATACAAGATTAAGTACCAGTTCGTGGTAGAAATCCTCGCACCTTTTTCTGCTTATCCCGACCTAAATACGATGTTTGTGGGCTGGCTTAAAGACGAATGGAACAATAAGATGAGTCTTCTGGAAAGAATTGAATCTATTATGGGTTTTAAGGTCATAACACCTTTTCATACGATGGTAAAAAGCGAAGTTATTAAATTGGGTGAGAAATTGGGTGTAGATTTCACAAAAACCCACAGTTGCATTGTGTCCGGAAAAACGCACTGCGGTATATGTATGCCTTGTAGGTCTAGGAGGAGGGCTTTTGAAGAGGCGAAAGTCAAAGACCCTACAGTCTACTACTATAATTTATCTCCTGATGAGGTGGATAAGTTATCGCGTGAACTAAGCCAGGGGGAGTTCATAGAGAGGTATTTCAGACCTTTCTTAGAGTATACCGGAGAATACCCTAAAGAGTTTGTAGATAACTTAGTCAATATTTTAAAAGAATAGGACTGGTCTTGATGAAGAATTATGTCATAACATATAGGTCAATTCTCTCTTTTTTCATAGGTTTCATGAGTTACGCCTTCATAGCCTTAATGAAAATATCAGGGCTAAGTGACTTTCAGATAGGGTTGGTATTAAGTTCTATACAAATATCCCAGTTTATTTCTTATGTCGTTTTAATCGCCCTCTCAGTGAAGAGGCACATCATGGTCTCAGCGGTACTAGAATTGTTTATACCGATAATTTTAATTGTTGATAGGTCCGCTTTCACTTTTGTCCTCTCCGGGGTCCTTATGGGTATAGCCAACTCTATAAATTCTTCAGTTATAATAATTCAGAAAGAGTTTACAAGAAAGGACTATTCAGTGCTGATGGCTTTAACGTACACTCTTAGTTTAGCAGGGTTAGGGATATTCTATTTGAGCGGAATAGTAGGGGTGAGTGTCCTCTTCGCGTTGTTTATCCCTTTACTGTTTTCAAACTTAGTGTTAGCATTGACGCTCAGGTATGAAGAGAAGAGAGAGAGGTTATCTGATATCTATCACTGGCTAAAGGGAGTCGGGAAGTCGGTCTTAGCCTTTGGCTTCTTTACGAGCTTAAGGAGGGTCATCATCGGGAGTTATATACCTTTAATCCTCCTGATAACATTTTCTGTATATACCCCGCAAGAAATAAGTTTATACCTCATGGTGTTCCAAGTCCCTCTAATTATTTTCTTCTATGTAGGCCACAAAATAAGTGAAAAATTATTCATGGTTTTATCTGTGGTGGAGTTTATCCTTTTCTTGGTACTTTCCGTATTTTACCGAGAATCGATATTGTTAGCCTTGTCTTTAATACTTTTGGCTAATATGACTTCGTCCTTGAGGGCCCCAGTCGCTGAAGAGACTGTGATCAAATTATCTAATTTTAGTACAAAAATTTCTTCATTTTACCATTTGATAGACACTATCTTCTCGGCGTTAGCAGCGATCTTACTTGCGTTAATAGTAAAACTGGGCCTGTTTTACGGTATTTTTATAATGGCAGGGTTATCTTCATTCTTGCCGTCTTTGTTTTTATACAAGGTTTTACTACAACGGAAACAGTAAAAATTCTAACTGCCAACTATCTGGTTATAACTCGGCAGACCTTAAAGGGCAAGGTCCTATCGTTGAGGACCAAAAACAACCACGCCAAAGCCCGGAATGCACGGCATAAAGTTAGGAAAAAAGAATAAACGATATCCAAGGGGAAAAGACGTTAAGTATAGTGTTGAGAGATACTGTGGACCGTGGGCGTCAGTATTAAATGTAGCCTCTTTGCCCTTAAAAGTATGACGAGGTATAATTTCACCTCGACCTTTATATTCTAAAGGAGCATAAATATTGTTTAATTTTTATGTTATATAATTATAATTATAGTGCCTTAAATGCTCAATAAGTAACCTAAATTAATGAATAACTTACATACTAAACCCATTTAACTTTATAATATAATTTATCATTATACCATTTGAATATAAAATGTTTTTAACACCACGTGAGCAAGAGAAGTTACTAATCTCATGGGCTGCAGAAGTAGCTAGGAGGAGGAAAGAAAGGGGTATAAAACTGAACTATGTAGAAGCAGAGGCAATTATCGTAGACTACATCCTCGAGAAAGCTAGAGAAGGTGCTAAGATGGAAGAGATCATAAAGGGGGCCCAAGAATTGCTCACAGAAAATGATGTAATGGATGAAGTACCTGAAATGCTAGACCTAATCCAAGTCGAAGCTACATTCCCTGATGGCACTAAACTTGTAACCGTTAGAAACCCTATAAAGTCGAGTAAGAAATCACTGAATACGTTCATAATCGGTGAGGGTGAAATAAACGTTGAAAAAGGAGATGAAGTAGAAATGCAAGTTACAAATTCAGGAGACCGTCCAATACAAGTAGGTTCCCATTACCATTTCTTTGAAGTTAATAAAGCACTAAAATTTGATAGACAGTTAGCCTTCGGTATGAGGTTAGCTATACCGTCTGGTACCTCAGTTAGGTTTGAGCCTGGGCAGACCAGAGTTATAAGGTTGAGAAAGATAGGGGGTTCACGCAGAGTAACAGGTTTAAATGGCCTAACAGAAGGTTCTTTAGACCATAACAAAGACCAGGCTATCAAAAGGGCAAAAGATAGGGGGTTCGTATGAAAATAGACCGGTACCGCTATTTTGAACTCTATGGACCCACGGAAGGGGACCTTATAAGGTTAGGGAACTCTAACCTACATATAAAAATAGAAAAGGACCTGATCCAAAAAGGTGAGGAGCTAGTCTTCGGTGCAGGAAAGACTGCTCGTGACGGGCTCGGGCTTTTACCCACGGCTAGAGAAGAGGACACTATGGACGTAATAATTACGAACGCTGTTATACTCGACCCACTGTTGGGAGTAATTAAGGCTGATATCGGAATTAAAAACGGAGTAATAGTAGGTATAGGTCATGGAGGAAACCCGTTTACAATGGACGGAGTAGATTTTGTATTAGGCAGTAACACGGAAGTTATCTCTGCAGAAGGGCTCATAGCGACTCCTGGGTTTATAGATACTCACGTCCACTGGGTTGCACCTGAACAAGTTTTCGATGCGCTCTCAGCTGGGTTTACTACCTTAATAGGTGGAGGGACTGGTCCTGCAGAGGGGACAAAAGCTACTACTGCAACTCCGGGGTCTTGGAATATTAAGGTAGTCGCTGAAGCGCTGGATAGTTTTCCGGTTAATTTTGGTTTAACGGCTAAGGGCTCTTCTAGCCGGATTACGATGGAACAGTCTCTAAGGGCTGGGGCACTGGGTTTCAAGATCCATGAAGACTGGGGGGCAATGCCAAGGGTTATAGATGAGACTTTAACAGTTGCAGATGAATACGATGTCCAAGTCGCGATACATACAGACACTTCGAACGAAAGTGGCTACCTAGAGGACACATTAAATGCTATAGGAGGTAGGACTATACACGCCTATCACGTAGAAGGTGCTGGGGGAGGTCATGCACCGGACATAATTAAAATATGCGGAGAACCTAACATATTACCTTCTTCTACAAACCCCACGAAACCTTTCACAGTCCACACTTATGAGGAGCACCTAGAGATGTTAATGGCAGTCCATCACCTCAATCCTAAAGTCCCGGAGGACGTTGCATATGCTGAGTCAAGGATAAGAGAAGAGACGATGCAGGCAGAAGACTACCTCCACGACCTTGGGGCTATAAGTATGATGTCATCCGATTCACAAGCTATGGGGAGGGTTGGAGAAACCGGCATAAGGACGTTTCAATTAGCACATAAGATGAAAGAATTGGGACTAGTCAAGGTGACCGACAACGAAAGAGTTCTACGTTATTTAGCTAAAATTACTATTAACCCAGCTATCACACACGGTATTTCATCTTACGTAGGTACGCTGTCTCCCGGACATATTGCGGATATCGTACTGTGGGACCCCAGGTTTTTCCCAGCTAAACCTTACATGGTGATTAAGGGTGGGGCTATAGCTTGGGCATTAATGGGGGACACAAACGCCTCTATAGCCTACTCTCAGCCCGTACTCTATAAACCAATGTTCGGGTATTACTCCGCTAAGACTGTATCTTTATGGTTCTCGGCATCTGAAGGCGTCAATAGTATTTCCAATGTAGTGAAAAGGAGAGTAGTCCCGGTAAAGAATACGAGAAATATAAGTAAAAAAGATATGGTGTATAATAGTTCGCTGCCTAAAATCGATGTAAACCCTGATACGTACGAAGTTAAAGTAAACGGTATAGTCCCGGAGGTGCCACCGTCTAAGTGGCTCCCGTTCACTCAACTCTACTTCATGTACTGAGGTGAATATAAATGATGGTGGTAGTCAGGAAACTTGGTAGAAAAGATGAACTTAAGTCTGTCGTGGAAAAGGCCCAGAAGAACGGGCTGCTTAGATTAGTTAAACTTTCGAGAGAGTGTATAGAGAAAGGGAGGTGCAGGGGTAAGACTGACAGGGACGAAGACGTGGTAATAAACCTCAGGGGGATCCCTTTAAATGAGGGTGATATATTAGAAGCCGACAACGGTTTCCTTATCTTGATCCAATTAAAAGAAGAACGTGTAATCGAGTTCGAATTGAAAGACCCTGTTGAGGCGTTTAAGCTAGGGTTTGCTCTAGGTAATTACCATATGAGGGTAATGCTACAAGGTAACAAAGTATATATATCGGCTGAATTAGGAGAGGAATTTTTACTAGAAAGGTTTAGAGAATACAAGCCTCAGGTAAAGGAAGTTGTATTTAAGCCGAATTTAGAATTACCGGTCTCACCAGTGGTGATAGATTTTGCTAACGCCTAGGGTATTTCAACTCTTTGATACTTCGTTACCCATAGGGTCATTTAACCACTCTTTTGGTATTGAAGAGGCCTACTACGCCGGTCTGGAGGTCACGTCCTTCATAGAGGATATCTTCCAAAGCGTGATCTTACCGGGAGACGTACAGCTAGTAAAGTTAGCCTTCAGTGACCCCTACAGAGCTGACCAAATTGCTTACGCTTCAAAACTAACTCCTGAGTTAAAA belongs to Stygiolobus caldivivus and includes:
- a CDS encoding transglutaminase family protein, which codes for MDIVNYEVFYEARYEYEDVVTTNDNTLKVVPYDGDNQVVIEEKVETEPAGYVTKYRDILGNSVYRVKIIEPHYSMVIRSTSKVRVKVLDFIDCELPCIVHEPMFTDSTKLINVEYFKPIADKIYNGSKTLDEVLHKVVSFVNGKVKYREGVTNVDTPAHKSFEIGLGVCQDIAQITIGILRAMGFPARYVMGVVHDNPRTTHAWIEVKTPNGWVPIDPTRKRFYSEIKYIKFAIGRDYYDASPIVGTFVSKGRGWLKKLTVGVKRV
- a CDS encoding urease accessory protein UreE, which gives rise to MMVVVRKLGRKDELKSVVEKAQKNGLLRLVKLSRECIEKGRCRGKTDRDEDVVINLRGIPLNEGDILEADNGFLILIQLKEERVIEFELKDPVEAFKLGFALGNYHMRVMLQGNKVYISAELGEEFLLERFREYKPQVKEVVFKPNLELPVSPVVIDFANA
- a CDS encoding Lrp/AsnC family transcriptional regulator; translated protein: MQLDEVDLKILKILQDDAKYPLEKIAEEVRAPKSTVAYRIKRLEKSGVIRGYHAYIDPSSLNLDYLVVTLVKAKYGKDYHEILGQKIAQLPGVWGVYFVLGDNDFIVLARFRNRDEMMNKYLEKLMSMPEIERTNTQIIAKIIRETPFYILD
- a CDS encoding 7-cyano-7-deazaguanine synthase — protein: MVEEAIIQLTGGIDSTVLAYYLKDKYALHGAFLYYGYPPQTRELELVKELSKKLEIPLKVIDFSSYVKSFGLPPIDTIQYKIKYQFVVEILAPFSAYPDLNTMFVGWLKDEWNNKMSLLERIESIMGFKVITPFHTMVKSEVIKLGEKLGVDFTKTHSCIVSGKTHCGICMPCRSRRRAFEEAKVKDPTVYYYNLSPDEVDKLSRELSQGEFIERYFRPFLEYTGEYPKEFVDNLVNILKE
- a CDS encoding urease subunit gamma, coding for MFLTPREQEKLLISWAAEVARRRKERGIKLNYVEAEAIIVDYILEKAREGAKMEEIIKGAQELLTENDVMDEVPEMLDLIQVEATFPDGTKLVTVRNPIKSSKKSLNTFIIGEGEINVEKGDEVEMQVTNSGDRPIQVGSHYHFFEVNKALKFDRQLAFGMRLAIPSGTSVRFEPGQTRVIRLRKIGGSRRVTGLNGLTEGSLDHNKDQAIKRAKDRGFV
- the ureC gene encoding urease subunit alpha, producing the protein MKIDRYRYFELYGPTEGDLIRLGNSNLHIKIEKDLIQKGEELVFGAGKTARDGLGLLPTAREEDTMDVIITNAVILDPLLGVIKADIGIKNGVIVGIGHGGNPFTMDGVDFVLGSNTEVISAEGLIATPGFIDTHVHWVAPEQVFDALSAGFTTLIGGGTGPAEGTKATTATPGSWNIKVVAEALDSFPVNFGLTAKGSSSRITMEQSLRAGALGFKIHEDWGAMPRVIDETLTVADEYDVQVAIHTDTSNESGYLEDTLNAIGGRTIHAYHVEGAGGGHAPDIIKICGEPNILPSSTNPTKPFTVHTYEEHLEMLMAVHHLNPKVPEDVAYAESRIREETMQAEDYLHDLGAISMMSSDSQAMGRVGETGIRTFQLAHKMKELGLVKVTDNERVLRYLAKITINPAITHGISSYVGTLSPGHIADIVLWDPRFFPAKPYMVIKGGAIAWALMGDTNASIAYSQPVLYKPMFGYYSAKTVSLWFSASEGVNSISNVVKRRVVPVKNTRNISKKDMVYNSSLPKIDVNPDTYEVKVNGIVPEVPPSKWLPFTQLYFMY
- a CDS encoding metallophosphoesterase family protein, with the translated sequence MGLFKKKNPDGVDSKTQYKILYTSDVHGSEVTFKKFLNAGKMFKVDALIIGGDVAGKALIPIVELGNGKYDVQGTEVGREGLETLKQKIKNEGNYYVIVDKKGYDELNNDKRKVDEAFKTAMIERLREWVKIAEERYKGTNIPIYVNLGNDDPLYLFDILDEGTVTKKTEGFIIPLGKYEMISFGYVNPTPWNTPREMSEEELYSNMVKMIEKVSNPNLAIFNFHAPPYGTNLDNAPLLDKTLKPVVRGGEIVMTHVGSKAVRKTIEEFKPLMGIHGHIHESRGFDRVAGTLVLNPGSEYSSGIFHGVYIVLEGEKVKTHQFITG
- a CDS encoding circularly permuted type 2 ATP-grasp protein — translated: MISFKKINSSAFVEYYDERYKQIISDVENSKDYFKYVKLVNELAYREGFTFYTSYYYRSIKVDPLPRVLTQDEFSLISDGLKRRGMAINKFLYSWYHGDKVVVPEEIIKSSVYFRPEMMGFDPPKGTYVYIFGEDLVKVQGIPYILEDNVRIPSGMSYAIKSVELTNRVFNDIYSIKGSTGDGLRKLRTTLEKASDTRDPVIVILTEGTYNSAYFEHKFYSDNLEIILAEPSDIKVKDGEVVVKTVDEGEVHVDVIYRRIEDLDILTPGLMNAYLRGRVNIVNAPGTGIADDKITFCFMPKIMDFLGIKEVIRQPFSLPLEATEEHFEKEIEKFVIKRREGYGGSGTYVLKDLPLEERIRVLKEARNYPEEFMVQETLDFDTVVSAIDDNFYQTYADIRVFMFNGETSTSVLSRVAPFGSRITNNSSGGLVKPVWIL
- a CDS encoding alpha-E domain-containing protein, whose protein sequence is MITKSTAYKIWWAGRYLERIENTARMGLIALECGKDVNELPKVLGINKDVFTYLKDNLDVLREDLRSFGDEAVINSVATLEGAIYAKNNDLKEYFKGVLQAALFLGSIIEDKIGPTITTFYPRKQEEIKTQ